The proteins below are encoded in one region of Segatella copri:
- the asnS gene encoding asparagine--tRNA ligase, with amino-acid sequence MEKVKRTKVVDLLKSTAYGSIVNVKGWVRTHRSSKAVDFIALNDGSTINNIQIVVDPSKVDENQLRQITTGACISAVGTLVESQGAGQSVEIQCESIEIYGLCGSDYPMQKKGQSFEYMRQYAHLRLRTNTFGAVMRIRHNMAMAIHTYFHEHGYFYFNTPLITASDCEGAGQMFQVTTKNLYNLKKTEDGKIDYSDDFFGKQTSLTVSGQLEGELGATALGAIYTFGPTFRAENSNTPRHLAEFWMVEPEVAFLDMDGLMELEEDFIKYCIRWALEHCKDDLAFLNKMIDKGLIARLEGVLNSDFVHLPYTEGIRILQEAIANGKKFEFPCEWGDDLASEHERFLVEEHFKRPVIMTNYPKAIKAFYMKIDEEESGFGGKSGQTVQGTDVLFPQIGEIIGGSVREESYDKLMGEIEARNIPMKDMNWYLDTRKYGSCPHAGFGLGFERLILFVTGMQNIRDVIPFPRTPKNAEF; translated from the coding sequence ATGGAAAAAGTAAAAAGAACTAAAGTTGTAGACTTGCTCAAGAGTACAGCCTACGGCTCAATCGTGAATGTCAAGGGATGGGTTCGTACCCATCGTAGTAGCAAAGCAGTCGATTTTATCGCTCTTAACGATGGTTCTACTATTAATAATATTCAGATAGTAGTCGACCCATCAAAGGTCGATGAGAATCAGCTCCGTCAGATTACTACTGGTGCTTGTATCAGCGCCGTAGGTACGCTGGTAGAAAGCCAGGGTGCCGGACAGAGTGTTGAGATCCAGTGCGAGAGCATCGAGATTTACGGTCTCTGCGGCAGCGACTATCCTATGCAGAAGAAGGGACAGAGCTTCGAATACATGCGTCAGTATGCTCACCTCCGTCTCCGTACCAATACCTTTGGTGCCGTGATGCGTATCCGCCACAACATGGCAATGGCTATCCACACTTACTTCCATGAGCATGGATATTTCTATTTCAATACTCCGCTCATCACAGCCAGCGACTGCGAGGGTGCAGGTCAGATGTTCCAGGTAACTACCAAGAACCTCTACAACCTGAAGAAGACCGAGGATGGCAAGATTGACTATTCTGATGATTTCTTCGGCAAGCAGACTTCATTGACCGTTTCCGGTCAGTTGGAGGGTGAGCTCGGTGCTACAGCACTCGGCGCCATCTATACCTTCGGTCCAACCTTCCGTGCAGAGAACAGTAATACTCCTCGCCACCTGGCTGAGTTCTGGATGGTAGAGCCAGAGGTTGCTTTCCTGGATATGGACGGTTTGATGGAGTTGGAGGAAGACTTCATCAAGTATTGTATCCGTTGGGCACTGGAGCATTGCAAGGACGATCTTGCTTTCTTGAACAAGATGATAGACAAGGGTCTGATTGCCCGTCTGGAAGGCGTATTGAATTCCGACTTCGTTCATCTTCCATATACCGAGGGTATCCGCATCCTTCAGGAGGCTATTGCCAACGGCAAGAAGTTTGAGTTCCCATGCGAGTGGGGTGATGACCTGGCTTCAGAGCATGAGCGTTTCCTTGTAGAGGAGCACTTCAAGCGCCCGGTTATCATGACCAACTATCCTAAGGCTATCAAGGCATTCTATATGAAGATAGACGAGGAGGAGAGTGGTTTCGGTGGCAAGAGCGGTCAGACCGTTCAGGGTACCGACGTACTGTTCCCACAGATTGGTGAGATTATCGGTGGTTCTGTCCGTGAGGAGAGCTATGACAAGCTGATGGGTGAGATTGAGGCTCGCAACATCCCTATGAAGGATATGAACTGGTATCTCGATACCCGTAAGTATGGTTCATGCCCACACGCAGGTTTCGGTCTCGGTTTCGAGCGCCTGATTCTCTTCGTAACCGGTATGCAGAATATCCGCGACGTGATCCCATTCCCACGTACACCAAAGAACGCAGAATTCTAG
- a CDS encoding pseudouridine synthase, translated as MDSEFENKPQDQSSENERTREGYNPAGGYQKSYRPVGRTQRPRINSHRAYSSDRSSSNSEGGFRPEGFGAGLQSTGSSERPQRSSYQSRGGYGNSNRGGYQPRQQGGYQSRPQQGGYRPRYNNNDEQGGYQPRQQGGYQPRQQGGYQSRSQQGGYGNNRGGYGRPQGGGYGNNRGGGYGRPQQGGYGNNRGGYGRPQGGGYGNNRGGGFRQHTPGYDPNAKYSMKKRIEYKEENIDPTEPLRLNKFLANAGVCSRREADEFIQAGLVTVNGEVVTELGTKILRTDEVKFHDAPVTLEKKVYVLLNKPKDYVTTSDDPQQRKTVMDLVKDVCPERIYPVGRLDRNTTGVLLLTNDGDLASKLTHPKFLKKKVYHVHLDKNLTAHDMDQIREGITLEDGEIKADAVEYADDRDKAQVGIEIHSGKNRIVRRIFESLGYRVTKLDRVQFAGLTKKNLRRGDWRFLTEKEVDMLRMGAFE; from the coding sequence ATGGATTCAGAATTTGAAAACAAACCTCAAGATCAGTCTTCTGAGAATGAGAGAACCCGTGAGGGCTACAACCCAGCAGGTGGTTATCAGAAGAGTTATCGACCAGTAGGTCGCACACAGCGTCCTCGTATCAATTCACATCGCGCATACAGCAGCGACAGAAGTAGCAGTAACAGCGAAGGCGGTTTCCGTCCTGAAGGTTTCGGTGCTGGCTTGCAGAGTACAGGCAGCAGCGAGCGTCCACAGCGCAGCAGCTATCAGAGCCGTGGTGGTTATGGTAACAGCAACCGTGGTGGCTACCAGCCACGTCAGCAGGGAGGCTATCAGTCTCGTCCTCAGCAGGGTGGCTATCGTCCTCGTTACAACAATAATGATGAGCAGGGTGGTTATCAGCCTCGTCAGCAGGGTGGCTACCAGCCACGCCAGCAGGGCGGCTACCAGTCTCGTTCTCAGCAGGGTGGTTATGGCAACAACCGTGGTGGTTATGGTCGTCCACAGGGTGGCGGCTATGGCAACAACCGTGGTGGCGGCTATGGTCGTCCTCAGCAGGGTGGTTATGGCAACAACCGTGGCGGTTATGGCCGTCCACAGGGTGGTGGCTATGGCAACAACCGTGGTGGCGGTTTCCGTCAGCACACTCCTGGTTACGATCCAAATGCTAAGTATAGCATGAAGAAGCGTATCGAATATAAGGAGGAGAACATCGACCCAACAGAGCCATTGCGCTTGAACAAGTTCCTCGCCAATGCTGGTGTATGCTCTCGCCGTGAGGCTGATGAGTTCATCCAGGCTGGTCTGGTAACTGTCAATGGTGAGGTAGTTACCGAGTTGGGTACCAAGATCCTTCGTACCGATGAGGTGAAGTTCCACGACGCTCCTGTAACTTTGGAGAAGAAGGTATACGTATTGCTCAACAAGCCAAAGGATTATGTTACAACCAGCGATGATCCTCAGCAGCGCAAGACTGTGATGGACCTCGTAAAGGATGTTTGTCCTGAGCGTATCTATCCTGTAGGTCGTCTCGACCGTAATACAACAGGTGTACTTCTCTTGACCAACGATGGTGACCTGGCTTCTAAGCTTACTCACCCTAAGTTCCTGAAGAAGAAGGTTTATCACGTTCATCTCGATAAGAACCTGACTGCTCACGATATGGATCAGATCCGTGAGGGTATCACCTTGGAAGATGGTGAGATTAAGGCAGATGCTGTAGAGTATGCTGATGATCGCGACAAGGCACAGGTTGGCATCGAGATTCATAGTGGCAAGAACCGTATCGTGCGCCGTATCTTCGAGAGCCTCGGCTATCGTGTTACCAAGCTCGACCGTGTACAGTTCGCAGGTTTGACTAAGAAAAATCTCCGTCGCGGTGACTGGCGCTTCCTTACTGAGAAGGAGGTAGACATGCTCCGCATGGGTGCTTTTGAATAA
- the purB gene encoding adenylosuccinate lyase, translating to MNLDLLTAISPIDGRYRGKTEQLANYFSEYALIRYRVRVEIEYFITLCELPLPQLASFDKSLFERLRDIYRNFDENEAQRVKDIEKITNHDVKAVEYFIKEEFDKIGGLDAYKEFIHFGLTSQDINNTSVPLSVKEALEECFYPQVEELIAQLQTYADEWKDVPMLAKTHGQPASPTRLGKEIMVYVYRLTEQLNSLKACKITAKFGGATGNYNAHHVAYPQYDWKAFGNKFVSEKLGLEREQYTTQISNYDYLGAIFDAIRRINTIIIDLDRDFWMYISMDYFKQKIKAGEVGSSAMPHKVNPIDYENSEGNLGIANAILQFLAQKLPVSRLQRDLTDSTVLRNIGVPLGHSVIAIQSTLKGLRKLILHEEKLQEDLNNTWAVVAEAIQTILRREAYPHPYEALKALTRTNQHMTEETIHEFIQGLNVSDSVKAELMAITPSNYTGI from the coding sequence ATGAATTTAGATTTATTGACTGCCATATCACCAATTGATGGTCGTTATAGGGGAAAAACAGAGCAACTCGCTAACTACTTCTCAGAGTATGCTCTCATTCGTTATCGTGTACGCGTAGAGATTGAATACTTCATTACTCTATGCGAGTTACCTTTGCCACAGCTTGCTTCTTTCGACAAGTCGCTGTTCGAACGTCTGCGTGACATTTATCGTAATTTTGACGAAAATGAAGCACAGCGCGTAAAAGACATCGAGAAGATTACCAATCACGATGTAAAGGCTGTAGAGTATTTTATCAAGGAAGAATTTGATAAAATCGGTGGCCTGGATGCTTACAAGGAGTTTATCCATTTTGGTTTGACATCTCAGGATATCAACAACACAAGTGTGCCTCTCTCTGTAAAGGAGGCTTTGGAAGAGTGCTTCTATCCGCAGGTTGAAGAGCTGATAGCCCAACTTCAGACTTATGCTGATGAGTGGAAGGATGTGCCTATGCTGGCTAAGACTCACGGACAGCCTGCTTCACCTACCCGCCTGGGCAAGGAAATCATGGTTTATGTTTACCGTCTTACCGAGCAGCTTAATTCGCTCAAGGCTTGCAAGATTACAGCTAAGTTCGGTGGCGCTACCGGTAACTACAATGCTCACCATGTAGCTTATCCACAGTATGACTGGAAAGCATTCGGTAACAAGTTTGTCAGCGAAAAACTCGGTTTGGAGCGCGAGCAGTATACCACACAGATCAGTAACTATGACTACCTTGGCGCTATCTTTGACGCCATCCGTCGTATCAACACCATTATCATCGACTTAGACCGTGACTTCTGGATGTATATCTCTATGGATTACTTCAAGCAGAAGATCAAGGCAGGTGAGGTAGGCTCAAGTGCGATGCCTCACAAGGTGAATCCTATCGATTATGAGAACAGTGAAGGTAACCTGGGCATAGCCAATGCCATTCTTCAGTTCCTGGCACAGAAACTTCCGGTTAGCCGCTTGCAGCGCGACCTTACTGACAGTACAGTGCTCCGTAACATCGGTGTGCCTCTCGGTCATAGCGTCATTGCTATCCAGAGTACATTGAAGGGCTTGCGTAAACTGATTCTTCACGAGGAGAAACTGCAGGAAGATTTGAATAATACATGGGCAGTTGTAGCTGAGGCTATTCAGACTATCCTTCGCCGTGAGGCATATCCACATCCTTACGAGGCATTGAAGGCGTTGACACGTACCAACCAGCACATGACTGAGGAAACTATTCATGAGTTTATCCAGGGATTGAATGTGAGTGATAGCGTTAAGGCAGAACTGATGGCAATCACACCAAGCAATTATACAGGTATCTAA
- a CDS encoding OmpA family protein: MKKLLAVLALASVTMGSMAQDAATTEKYSVATNSFWSNWFVQANVAGSAFWGNQEEGNGFSKSPLKGFRNNLGFSVAVGKWFTPGLGLRTKFNGAWGRTVVSENKSTNANKYWTLNEQVLFNVSNMLCGYNEARVWDCIPYAGFGINRNMSANCYAPVVGVGILNEFKINKKWAVNLDVNYALGASDYDGYTGVLAGAKPSTSRSIDKVIARHDRSLNVEVGVTYNLGKATWNKVPDVDAINALHQSELDAINAKLNDANAENDRLKNLLNNQKSVEDKAVKEYVATPVSVFFNIGKSKVASKKDLVNVQALAQYAKDNNAKLVVNGYADSATGSAAVNQKISKARAEKVADELVKLGVAKENIVVKANGGVKDLTPASYNRRATVQVGE, from the coding sequence ATGAAAAAGTTATTAGCAGTGCTAGCATTGGCTAGCGTAACAATGGGCAGTATGGCTCAGGATGCAGCAACTACTGAGAAGTATAGCGTTGCAACAAATTCTTTCTGGAGCAATTGGTTTGTTCAGGCAAACGTTGCTGGTTCTGCATTCTGGGGCAACCAGGAAGAGGGCAATGGTTTCTCTAAGAGCCCACTCAAGGGTTTCAGAAACAATCTCGGTTTCTCTGTTGCTGTAGGTAAGTGGTTCACACCAGGTCTCGGTCTCCGTACTAAGTTCAATGGTGCTTGGGGTCGTACAGTCGTTTCTGAGAATAAGTCAACAAATGCAAATAAGTATTGGACTTTGAATGAGCAGGTTTTGTTCAATGTTAGCAATATGTTGTGTGGTTACAACGAGGCTCGTGTTTGGGATTGCATCCCTTACGCAGGTTTTGGTATTAACCGTAACATGAGCGCTAACTGCTATGCTCCTGTAGTTGGTGTTGGTATCTTGAACGAGTTCAAGATCAATAAGAAGTGGGCTGTCAACCTCGATGTAAACTATGCATTAGGTGCTAGCGACTATGATGGTTACACAGGTGTATTGGCAGGTGCTAAGCCTAGCACATCTCGCTCTATCGACAAGGTGATTGCAAGACACGACCGTTCTTTGAATGTTGAGGTCGGTGTTACATACAACTTGGGTAAGGCTACTTGGAACAAGGTTCCAGATGTTGACGCTATCAACGCTCTTCATCAGTCAGAACTCGACGCTATCAATGCTAAGTTGAACGATGCTAATGCAGAGAACGACCGTTTGAAGAATCTCTTGAACAACCAGAAGTCTGTAGAGGATAAGGCAGTTAAGGAGTATGTTGCTACTCCAGTTTCTGTATTCTTCAACATCGGCAAGTCTAAGGTTGCTTCTAAGAAGGATCTCGTAAACGTACAGGCTCTCGCTCAGTATGCTAAGGACAACAACGCTAAGTTGGTAGTTAACGGTTATGCTGACAGCGCTACTGGTTCTGCAGCTGTTAACCAGAAGATCTCTAAGGCTCGTGCTGAGAAGGTAGCTGATGAGCTCGTTAAGTTGGGTGTTGCTAAGGAGAACATCGTAGTTAAGGCTAACGGTGGTGTTAAGGATTTGACTCCTGCTTCTTACAACCGTCGTGCAACTGTTCAGGTTGGTGAGTAA
- the mutL gene encoding DNA mismatch repair endonuclease MutL — translation MSDIIQLLPDSVANQIAAGEVIQRPASVIKELVENAVDAGARNIHVTVTDAGRTNIQVIDDGKGMSETDARLAFERHSTSKIRKADDLFALRTMGFRGEALASIAAVAQVELKSRQATDEIGTLIQISGSRYEKQEPCSCAVGSIFSVSNIFYNVPARRKFLKSNSTELNNILTAFERIALVNPQITFTLHSNGTEVFNLRAANLRQRILDVFGKRFNQELLPVNVETTMCKVSGFVGKPESARKKGVHQFFFVNGRYMKHPYFNKAVMAAYDRLVPQGEQVPYFLYFDVDPKDIDVNIHPTKTEIKFENEQAIWQILSASVKESIGMFNDVPTIDFDTEDKPDIPVYNPEMSTAAAAPKISLNPGYNPFKSSSSTGAVPMGAGFSVPKSKPQVDEKWEQLYEGLKDQDDVQGMEQTMVFSDDSSQDNTPDSIIAEKSPAHYQYKGKYIMTAVKSGLMIIDQHRAHVRVLFEQYLRQLADRTFHSQKVLFPEVVQFPMSEKVIFEKILPEMESMGFELEDLGGGSYAVNSVPGGLEGLNPLKLVQDMVSSAVEKGVSAIDEINQTLALSLARQAAIPQGQILSNEEMEGLVNDLFACQNVNYTPDGKSVLCILRQQEIEHLLG, via the coding sequence ATGAGTGATATTATTCAACTTTTACCCGATTCTGTTGCCAATCAGATAGCAGCAGGTGAGGTTATACAGCGTCCGGCTTCAGTTATCAAGGAGCTGGTCGAAAATGCAGTCGATGCGGGTGCCAGGAATATCCATGTCACAGTTACCGATGCTGGCCGTACCAACATCCAGGTGATAGATGATGGAAAAGGTATGTCTGAAACAGATGCTCGTTTGGCTTTCGAACGTCATTCTACTTCCAAAATCCGTAAGGCTGATGATTTGTTTGCACTTCGCACCATGGGCTTCCGTGGCGAAGCTTTGGCGTCAATAGCTGCTGTGGCTCAGGTAGAACTGAAGTCACGACAGGCTACCGACGAGATAGGAACCCTGATACAGATTTCTGGTTCCCGATATGAGAAACAGGAGCCATGCTCCTGTGCTGTGGGAAGTATCTTCTCTGTCAGCAATATCTTTTATAATGTACCCGCGCGAAGGAAGTTCCTGAAGTCCAATTCTACAGAGTTGAACAATATTCTGACGGCTTTCGAGCGGATTGCATTGGTAAATCCTCAAATCACCTTTACTTTACATAGCAATGGTACCGAAGTATTCAATTTGCGTGCCGCTAATTTGCGTCAGCGCATTCTCGATGTCTTCGGCAAGCGTTTCAATCAGGAACTCCTGCCGGTAAATGTAGAAACCACTATGTGTAAGGTGTCTGGATTTGTGGGCAAACCGGAATCTGCCAGAAAGAAAGGTGTGCATCAGTTCTTCTTTGTCAACGGGAGATACATGAAACATCCTTATTTCAATAAGGCTGTGATGGCTGCTTATGACCGTCTGGTTCCTCAGGGTGAACAGGTGCCTTACTTTCTGTATTTTGATGTAGATCCGAAGGATATTGATGTGAATATCCATCCTACGAAGACTGAAATCAAATTCGAGAATGAGCAGGCTATCTGGCAAATCCTCTCGGCTTCGGTCAAGGAGTCCATCGGTATGTTCAATGATGTACCTACCATTGATTTCGATACCGAGGATAAACCGGACATCCCTGTTTATAATCCAGAGATGAGCACTGCTGCTGCGGCACCGAAGATCAGTTTGAATCCTGGTTATAATCCGTTCAAGTCTTCCTCTTCCACAGGAGCAGTTCCTATGGGAGCAGGCTTCTCTGTTCCTAAGTCGAAACCTCAGGTGGATGAAAAATGGGAACAGCTTTATGAAGGACTCAAAGATCAGGATGATGTGCAGGGGATGGAACAGACCATGGTGTTTTCCGATGATTCTAGTCAGGATAATACGCCAGACAGTATCATTGCAGAGAAATCGCCAGCCCATTATCAGTATAAAGGTAAGTATATCATGACTGCGGTAAAATCGGGATTGATGATTATCGACCAGCATCGTGCCCATGTGCGTGTCTTGTTCGAACAGTATTTGCGCCAGTTGGCTGACCGGACCTTTCATTCACAGAAAGTCCTCTTTCCTGAGGTTGTGCAGTTCCCGATGTCTGAGAAGGTAATCTTTGAAAAGATCCTGCCTGAAATGGAATCGATGGGCTTTGAACTGGAAGATCTTGGAGGCGGAAGCTATGCCGTTAATTCAGTTCCTGGCGGACTTGAAGGATTGAATCCTCTTAAACTGGTACAGGACATGGTTTCTTCTGCAGTAGAAAAGGGCGTATCAGCCATTGATGAAATCAATCAGACTTTGGCTTTGAGTCTGGCTCGCCAGGCTGCAATACCTCAGGGGCAGATATTGAGTAATGAAGAGATGGAGGGGCTGGTGAATGATCTTTTTGCCTGCCAGAATGTCAATTATACGCCCGACGGAAAGTCGGTACTTTGTATCCTCCGTCAGCAGGAAATTGAGCATCTTTTAGGTTAA